A genome region from Bombus terrestris chromosome 10, iyBomTerr1.2, whole genome shotgun sequence includes the following:
- the LOC100644488 gene encoding homeobox protein 14 isoform X2 — protein MMQALVNTHFNDRYFLYSMLRNNNIDYDPITPTDKVKSSNPFRTTSKIISSDCSHLFRRRLIPVKPTLTTNSPRGVKSTTNFKPSKNERVLDKNKKNSIIKEAVLKLNDTGTNCLSDNLANTLIKETCKFNISGKNSKIFGHGTVTKDFKTLNISEDSRQAKDDTSIQDNYQASSFQRARSNTMPSLKRGPGPGGGNNNNNNINDNNNNNSQSEAAGSTGQPSSSNTCSVQARISPPSCDVTIDELASYFEEFVHIPKKMSHMAEMMYI, from the exons atGATGCAAGCGCTCGTGAACACGCATTTTAATGATCGTTACTTCTTGTACTCGATGCTGCGAAATAATAACATCGACTACGATCC TATTACACCTACTGACAAAGTGAAGTCGTCAAATCCGTTTAGAACAACAAGTAAAATCATCAGTTCTGATTGCAGTCATTTATTTCGAAGACGATTGATACCTGTCAAGCCAACGTTAACCACAAACAGTCCCAGAGGCGTTAAAAGCACAACGAATTTTAAACCATCAAAAAATGAAAGAGTActtgataaaaataagaaaaactcAATAATCAAAGAGGCtgtattaaaattaaacgatacTGGCACTAATTGTCTTAGTGATAATCTAGCAAATACATTGATTAAAGAAacatgtaaatttaatatttctggtAAGAACTCAAAGATTTTTGGCCATGGTACGGTCACAAAGGACTTTAAAACACTAAATATTAGCGAAGACTCTAGACAAGCTAAAGACGATACCAGCATTCAAGATAATTATCAAGCTAGTAGTTTCCAACGTGCACGTAGTAATACAATGCCAAGCTTAAAAAGAGGGCCTGGGCCAGGTGGAggcaataacaataataataatattaacgataataataataataatagtcaaTCAGAAGCTGCTGGCTCAACTGGTCAACCTTCAAGTTCAAATACATGTTCAGTACAAGCACGAATATCTCCACCTTCATGCGATGTCACTATTGACGAGCTTGCCAGCTACTTCGAGGAGTTTGTTCATATTCCAAAGAAGATGTCGCACATGGCAGAAAtgatgtatatttaa
- the LOC100644180 gene encoding tyrosine-protein kinase Src64B isoform X1 — translation MGKCCSKRQEPQPLGYKKADTGLSSKHSNGGSLDRYTADPNQRGVQTRADIIRPRPTPCKLQIPHQPRKTSSPVVKPASHSQRSNKIVVALYNYTARESTDVSFVKGDRMEVLDDSEPDWWKVLHLTTLQEGLIPWNFVAVERSVESEDWFFENVSRKEAGKLLLVDENPRGTFLVRPSEHNPRGYSLSVKDWEEGRGHHVKHYKIKPLDNGGFFIATNQTFPTLPALVMAYSKNALGLCHVLSKPCPKPQPDMWDLGPELRDKWEINRNEIQLIRKLGHGNFGEVYYGKWRNKIEVAVKTLRPGTMSTEAFLQEAAIMKQFRHRHLVALYAICSKEEPIYIVQEYMCNGSLLDFLRTGDGKYMQFEDLIYIAAQVASGMEHLESKQLIHRDLAARNVLIGEKNKAKICDFGLARAIEDDEYCPKQGSRFPVRWTAPEAIVYGRFSIKSDVWSYGVLLMELFTYGQVPYPGMQGREVIDQINKGYRMPKPLNHPLPDSIYRLMLQCWDASPEKRPTFEFLNHYFESFNVTSEIPYLEPPTD, via the exons ATGGGCAAGTGTTGTAGCAAGCGGCAAGAGCCTCAACCCCTTG GTTACAAGAAAGCAGATACAGGACTAAGCTCAAAACACAGTAATGGAGGTTCTTTGGATCGGTACACTGCTGACCCGAATCAGAGGGGTGTACAAACGAGGGCAGACATCATACGACCGAGGCCGACACCTTGTAAGCTCCAAATTCCTCACCAGCCCCGTAAAACAAGCTCGCCTGTCGTTAAGCCTGCAT CGCATTCACAAAGGTCGAACAAGATCGTGGTGGCCCTGTACAATTACACCGCGCGCGAGAGCACCGATGTCAGTTTCGTAAAGGGAGACCGGATGGAAGTATTGGACGATTCCGAGCCCGACTGGTGGAAAGTTTTACACTTGACAACTTTGCAAGAAGGTCTCATCCCGTGGAACTTCGTGGCCGTGGAGCGTTCGGTCGAGAGCGAAGA TTGGTTTTTCGAGAATGTCTCCCGTAAAGAAGCTGGAAAGCTTCTTCTGGTGGATGAAAACCCTCGGGGAACGTTCTTGGTGAGACCCAGCGAGCACAATCCACGAGGATACAGTTTATCCGTGAAGGATTGGGAGGAGGGAAGAGGTCATCATGTAAAACActataaaattaagccgctcgACAATGGAGGATTCTTTATCGCTACCAACCAGACATTCCCGACTCTACCCGCCCTTGTTATGGCGTACAGCA AGAATGCATTGGGTCTCTGTCATGTGCTTTCGAAGCCCTGTCCAAAACCGCAGCCGGACATGTGGGATCTCGGGCCCGAGTTACGAGACAAATGGGAGATCAATAGGAACGAGATACAGCTGATACGGAAATTAGGCCACGGCAATTTCGGCGAGGTATACTACGGTAAATGGAGGAATAAAATCGAAGTGGCTGTGAAGACGTTGCGACCAGGGACCATGTCGACGGAGGCGTTCCTCCAAGAGGCAGCTATCATGAAACAGTTCCGACACAGACACCTAGTCGCGTTGTACGCGATCTGTTCGAAGGAAGAACCGATTTATATCGTGCAAGAATACATGTGCAATGGCAGCTTGTTGGACTTTCTCAGGACAGGTGACGGCAAATACATGCAGTTCGAGGATCTAATTTACATTGCTGCACAAGTGGCATCCGGTATGGAACATCTCGAGAGCAAGCAATTGATACACAGAGACCTTGCTGCGAGGAACGTCCTGATAGGCGAGAAGAATAAAGCAAAGATTTGTGACTTTGGTCTCGCCAGGGCGATCGAGGATGACGAGTACTGTCCTAAACAGGGAAGTAGATTCCCTGTTAGGTGGACTGCTCCCGAGGCCATTGTCTATGGCAGATTTAGCATCAAAAGCGATGTTTGGTCTTATGGCGTGCTGCTGATGGAGCTCTTCACTTATGGCCAAGTTCCTTATCCTG GTATGCAGGGTCGCGAAGTAATCGATCAGATCAATAAAGGCTATCGGATGCCTAAACCATTGAATCACCCGCTGCCGGACAGCATTTACCGATTAATGTTACAATGCTGGGATGCTAGCCCCGAGAAGCGACCCACGTTCGAGTTCCTTAATCACTATTTCGAGTCATTCAACGTCACTAGCGAAATACCCTATCTAGAACCACCAACTGACTGA
- the LOC100644180 gene encoding tyrosine-protein kinase Src64B isoform X2 has protein sequence MGKCCSKRQEPQPLGYKKADTGLSSKHSNGGSLDRYTADPNQRGVQTRADIIRPRPTPSHSQRSNKIVVALYNYTARESTDVSFVKGDRMEVLDDSEPDWWKVLHLTTLQEGLIPWNFVAVERSVESEDWFFENVSRKEAGKLLLVDENPRGTFLVRPSEHNPRGYSLSVKDWEEGRGHHVKHYKIKPLDNGGFFIATNQTFPTLPALVMAYSKNALGLCHVLSKPCPKPQPDMWDLGPELRDKWEINRNEIQLIRKLGHGNFGEVYYGKWRNKIEVAVKTLRPGTMSTEAFLQEAAIMKQFRHRHLVALYAICSKEEPIYIVQEYMCNGSLLDFLRTGDGKYMQFEDLIYIAAQVASGMEHLESKQLIHRDLAARNVLIGEKNKAKICDFGLARAIEDDEYCPKQGSRFPVRWTAPEAIVYGRFSIKSDVWSYGVLLMELFTYGQVPYPGMQGREVIDQINKGYRMPKPLNHPLPDSIYRLMLQCWDASPEKRPTFEFLNHYFESFNVTSEIPYLEPPTD, from the exons ATGGGCAAGTGTTGTAGCAAGCGGCAAGAGCCTCAACCCCTTG GTTACAAGAAAGCAGATACAGGACTAAGCTCAAAACACAGTAATGGAGGTTCTTTGGATCGGTACACTGCTGACCCGAATCAGAGGGGTGTACAAACGAGGGCAGACATCATACGACCGAGGCCGACACCTT CGCATTCACAAAGGTCGAACAAGATCGTGGTGGCCCTGTACAATTACACCGCGCGCGAGAGCACCGATGTCAGTTTCGTAAAGGGAGACCGGATGGAAGTATTGGACGATTCCGAGCCCGACTGGTGGAAAGTTTTACACTTGACAACTTTGCAAGAAGGTCTCATCCCGTGGAACTTCGTGGCCGTGGAGCGTTCGGTCGAGAGCGAAGA TTGGTTTTTCGAGAATGTCTCCCGTAAAGAAGCTGGAAAGCTTCTTCTGGTGGATGAAAACCCTCGGGGAACGTTCTTGGTGAGACCCAGCGAGCACAATCCACGAGGATACAGTTTATCCGTGAAGGATTGGGAGGAGGGAAGAGGTCATCATGTAAAACActataaaattaagccgctcgACAATGGAGGATTCTTTATCGCTACCAACCAGACATTCCCGACTCTACCCGCCCTTGTTATGGCGTACAGCA AGAATGCATTGGGTCTCTGTCATGTGCTTTCGAAGCCCTGTCCAAAACCGCAGCCGGACATGTGGGATCTCGGGCCCGAGTTACGAGACAAATGGGAGATCAATAGGAACGAGATACAGCTGATACGGAAATTAGGCCACGGCAATTTCGGCGAGGTATACTACGGTAAATGGAGGAATAAAATCGAAGTGGCTGTGAAGACGTTGCGACCAGGGACCATGTCGACGGAGGCGTTCCTCCAAGAGGCAGCTATCATGAAACAGTTCCGACACAGACACCTAGTCGCGTTGTACGCGATCTGTTCGAAGGAAGAACCGATTTATATCGTGCAAGAATACATGTGCAATGGCAGCTTGTTGGACTTTCTCAGGACAGGTGACGGCAAATACATGCAGTTCGAGGATCTAATTTACATTGCTGCACAAGTGGCATCCGGTATGGAACATCTCGAGAGCAAGCAATTGATACACAGAGACCTTGCTGCGAGGAACGTCCTGATAGGCGAGAAGAATAAAGCAAAGATTTGTGACTTTGGTCTCGCCAGGGCGATCGAGGATGACGAGTACTGTCCTAAACAGGGAAGTAGATTCCCTGTTAGGTGGACTGCTCCCGAGGCCATTGTCTATGGCAGATTTAGCATCAAAAGCGATGTTTGGTCTTATGGCGTGCTGCTGATGGAGCTCTTCACTTATGGCCAAGTTCCTTATCCTG GTATGCAGGGTCGCGAAGTAATCGATCAGATCAATAAAGGCTATCGGATGCCTAAACCATTGAATCACCCGCTGCCGGACAGCATTTACCGATTAATGTTACAATGCTGGGATGCTAGCCCCGAGAAGCGACCCACGTTCGAGTTCCTTAATCACTATTTCGAGTCATTCAACGTCACTAGCGAAATACCCTATCTAGAACCACCAACTGACTGA
- the LOC100644488 gene encoding homeobox protein 14 isoform X1 has translation MFPQTLSTEPCKIVTMADEVLPASLEKLEIDRLSSSCPHITPTDKVKSSNPFRTTSKIISSDCSHLFRRRLIPVKPTLTTNSPRGVKSTTNFKPSKNERVLDKNKKNSIIKEAVLKLNDTGTNCLSDNLANTLIKETCKFNISGKNSKIFGHGTVTKDFKTLNISEDSRQAKDDTSIQDNYQASSFQRARSNTMPSLKRGPGPGGGNNNNNNINDNNNNNSQSEAAGSTGQPSSSNTCSVQARISPPSCDVTIDELASYFEEFVHIPKKMSHMAEMMYI, from the exons ATGTTCCCGCAAACGCTGAGCACAGAACCGTGCAAAATTGTTACCATGGCTGACGAAGTACTGCCGGCGAGTTTAGAAAAGCTCGAAATTGATCGTCTCTCATCGAGCTGTCCTCA TATTACACCTACTGACAAAGTGAAGTCGTCAAATCCGTTTAGAACAACAAGTAAAATCATCAGTTCTGATTGCAGTCATTTATTTCGAAGACGATTGATACCTGTCAAGCCAACGTTAACCACAAACAGTCCCAGAGGCGTTAAAAGCACAACGAATTTTAAACCATCAAAAAATGAAAGAGTActtgataaaaataagaaaaactcAATAATCAAAGAGGCtgtattaaaattaaacgatacTGGCACTAATTGTCTTAGTGATAATCTAGCAAATACATTGATTAAAGAAacatgtaaatttaatatttctggtAAGAACTCAAAGATTTTTGGCCATGGTACGGTCACAAAGGACTTTAAAACACTAAATATTAGCGAAGACTCTAGACAAGCTAAAGACGATACCAGCATTCAAGATAATTATCAAGCTAGTAGTTTCCAACGTGCACGTAGTAATACAATGCCAAGCTTAAAAAGAGGGCCTGGGCCAGGTGGAggcaataacaataataataatattaacgataataataataataatagtcaaTCAGAAGCTGCTGGCTCAACTGGTCAACCTTCAAGTTCAAATACATGTTCAGTACAAGCACGAATATCTCCACCTTCATGCGATGTCACTATTGACGAGCTTGCCAGCTACTTCGAGGAGTTTGTTCATATTCCAAAGAAGATGTCGCACATGGCAGAAAtgatgtatatttaa